A genomic window from Cydia strobilella chromosome 26, ilCydStro3.1, whole genome shotgun sequence includes:
- the LOC134753172 gene encoding zinc finger protein ZFP2-like, translating to MDSIKLEMGSEAEELQACRICLATDVRLFGIYDNRLDEIFIDIMGSTLSVWDGLPQHLCSSCGMLLLKSGELRRRCRRAELLLRQYTHTITTDFIRTIDRVANKLSLHLSITKINSDTDTKPDTSIDTELDTETKLDIDLKLDDDKQDSDENDSQSVSVFCEPEIFVSDVKYSQVIAADIANRMTLRKRVKTEKKSKKKVKVKVKEAPGKQKKGFKWFFSTEEDYVKFENKYNIRVVKLNEEEQRREMEARRESENYRHAHVRCEKCCKGFLSLITFENHNKIHDPSTGANECPLCFSRYKFPTHLRQHVVESHAHKYVCKVCDQVIRRRSAAMLHSAFHAGRTFECKYCGRTFKKSSTRYTHMRIQHPGENASGGACDVCGETFTGALGLQQHKTRKHNKPAVPELKCSVCLVQFASLDAVARHTDTTPDNTCDPSLKACSACGETFPDESRLSAHCSAHADTRYKCDDCNQPFATKSSLSTHIDRVHLKIKPRYKLIYKYSAARRAHLDEYMCETCGKGYTSFANLKTHQLRHTGERPFPCPLCPKSFLTAAQAKGHKERVHAGIKKYQCAQCPKTFLDKSSVYKHKVVHTGEKPYGCQICNKTFTQSGSLSTHIKYVHMKVKPPPRRRRGLVASGV from the exons CTATCGGTATGGGACGGGCTCCCGCAGCATCTGTGCAGCTCCTGCGGCATGCTGCTGCTAAAGAGCGGCGAGCTGCGCCGCCGCTGCCGTCGCGCCGAGCTACTGCTCCGACAGTACACGCACACG ATCACAACAGATTTCATCCGAACCATAGACAGAGTAGCCAACAAGCTTTCCCTCCATCTCTCCATCACCAAAATTAACTCCGACACAGACACTAAACCCGACACTAGCATTGACACTGAACTCGACACAGAAACGAAACTCGACATAGACTTGAAACTCGACGATGATAAACAAGACAGTGATGAAAATGACTCACAATCGGTGTCAGTTTTTTGCGAACCCGAAATATTTGTAAGCGATGTTAAATATTCACAAGTTATAGCCGCAGACATAGCAAACCGTATGACGTTACGGAAAAGAGTTAAAACtgaaaagaagagtaaaaaaaaagtgaaagtgaaagtgaaggaagcacCTGGAAAACAGAAAAAGGGTTTCAAATGGTTTTTCAGTACGGAGGAGGATTATgtgaaatttgaaaataaatacaacatTAGAGTGGTGAAGTTGAATGAGGAGGAACAGAGACGGGAGATGGAGGCGAGAAGAGAGTCGGAGAACTATAGGCACGCGCATGTGCGGTGCGAGAAGTGCTGTAAAGGGTTCTTGTCGTTGATCACGTTTGAGAACCACAACAAAATCCATGACCCG agtACAGGCGCAAACGAGTGCCCGCTATGTTTCTCGCGTTACAAGTTCCCGACACACCTGCGCCAGCACGTGGTGGAGAGCCACGCGCATAAATATGTGTGCAAGGTGTGCGACCAGGTCATACGGCGGCG GAGCGCCGCCATGTTGCACTCTGCGTTCCACGCGGGCAGGACGTTCGAGTGCAAATACTGCGGACGGACCTTTAA GAAATCTTCAACCCGTTACACGCACATGCGCATTCAGCATCCCGGCGAGAACGCCTCCGGGGGCGCTTGTGACGTCTGCGGAGAAACCTTCACCGGAGCCCTAGGGCTGCAGCAGCACAAGACGAGGAAACACAACAAG CCCGCAGTGCCGGAGTTGAAATGCAGTGTCTGCCTGGTCCAGTTCGCGAGTTTAGACGCCGTGGCCAGACACACAGACACCACGCCCGACAACACTTGCGATCCTAGTCTCAA GGCGTGCTCCGCGTGCGGGGAGACGTTTCCCGACGAGTCGCGGCTCTCCGCGCACTGCTCCGCCCACGCCGACACGCGCTATAAGTGTGATGAT TGTAACCAACCATTTGCAACGAAGTCGTCACTCAGCACGCACATCGATCGCGTACACTTAAAGATCAAACCACGGTACAAGCTTATCTACAAATACAGTGCGGCCCGACGTGCTCATCTAGACGAATATATGTGCGAAACTTGCGGGAAGGGGTATACG AGCTTCGCGAATCTGAAAACACACCAGCTGCGTCACACAGGGGAGCGTCCCTTCCCCTGCCCGCTTTGCCCTAAGAGCTTCCTCACCGCCGCACAAGCCAAG GGCCACAAGGAACGAGTGCACGCAGGGATAAAAAAGTACCAGTGCGCGCAGTGCCCTAAGACTTTCCTAGACAAGAGCTCCGTCTACAAACACAAAGTG GTACACACTGGTGAGAAACCCTACGGGTGCCAAATCTGCAACAAAACCTTCACCCAATCCGGTTCCTTGTCTACACACATCAAGTACGTACACATGAAGGTGAAGCCGCCGCCACGGCGCCGGCGCGGGCTCGTTGCCAGCGGAGTGTAA